One Oscillospiraceae bacterium genomic region harbors:
- a CDS encoding LCP family protein, which yields MSEPRKLNTGSASGGFDQSQYEAARRRAQEQANQNARRRIIQQPMRTQQQARQIRQQAPVQEPVQEAPQPIQQASVQETPRELTHAQRQAMAYRAAAERKYGNTVQFPTREIQTRRPSRPAQPSQQRTIHRDGAAQTRRPRAQVQQLDVNKVQGSRPAFNYDEADPAAGGIQMEETPRTHKAHHKDEAAPRTHRANGGGRKPPRDGAPADPKPHGKKSGKGNGGKKKKKKGTWWKILLITLLVIVLIFGGAYALIMGAIAPKGGSIKLNQLVNTPKEFQDKELNVLVTGVDRSSTGDLSAGAANDSNVNDGMTDMILYVHFNNETGELKMLQIPRDTMVTTDASVSGNYRINGVAKTQGSDNNNNMAALCELVADQYKIHIDGYITIRLEMLTELVDLFGGVEINVPVDVDYSAIGQGASVIHAGYQTLDGAAMEFLLRARKVYPDGDIGRLNMQRQFYAALFRKLKSIGNIWDVARLTPAVLNYMETDLNASTLISFAVSMLKIDSNKIMIAQMPVISGPKYQGQALLYPARQEDADLLNQYFRENTGPVDASQLNLCDNVVDLSGYSATDPNIQVMGGLMSEADDAQKNNNRDGSNQVTDVMENDSATATSESESTSEPAA from the coding sequence ATGAGCGAACCGCGTAAGCTCAATACCGGCAGCGCGTCCGGCGGATTTGACCAGTCCCAGTACGAGGCTGCCCGCCGCCGCGCCCAGGAGCAGGCCAACCAGAACGCCCGCCGCCGTATCATCCAGCAGCCCATGCGCACCCAGCAGCAGGCCCGGCAGATCCGCCAGCAGGCCCCCGTACAGGAACCGGTGCAGGAAGCCCCGCAGCCGATCCAGCAGGCCTCCGTGCAGGAGACACCTCGTGAGCTGACCCACGCCCAGCGCCAGGCCATGGCCTACCGCGCTGCAGCCGAACGCAAGTACGGCAACACCGTGCAGTTCCCCACGCGGGAGATCCAGACCCGCCGCCCCAGCCGGCCCGCGCAGCCGTCCCAGCAGCGCACCATCCACCGTGATGGTGCCGCCCAGACCCGCCGCCCGCGTGCGCAGGTGCAGCAGCTGGATGTGAACAAGGTGCAGGGCAGCCGCCCCGCCTTTAATTATGACGAGGCAGACCCCGCCGCCGGAGGCATCCAGATGGAAGAAACGCCCCGCACCCACAAGGCCCACCATAAGGACGAAGCCGCCCCCCGCACCCATCGCGCCAACGGCGGCGGCCGCAAGCCCCCGCGTGACGGTGCCCCCGCCGACCCCAAGCCTCACGGCAAAAAAAGCGGCAAGGGCAACGGCGGCAAAAAGAAGAAAAAGAAAGGCACCTGGTGGAAGATCCTGCTCATCACCCTGCTGGTGATCGTGCTGATCTTCGGCGGCGCGTATGCGCTCATCATGGGCGCTATCGCCCCCAAGGGCGGCAGCATCAAGCTGAACCAGCTGGTCAACACCCCCAAGGAATTCCAGGATAAAGAGCTGAATGTCCTTGTCACCGGCGTGGATCGTTCCTCCACCGGCGACCTGTCCGCCGGTGCCGCCAACGACTCCAACGTCAACGACGGCATGACCGATATGATCCTGTACGTCCATTTCAACAACGAAACGGGCGAATTGAAGATGCTGCAGATCCCCCGTGACACGATGGTCACCACCGACGCCAGCGTCTCCGGCAACTACCGCATCAACGGCGTGGCCAAGACCCAGGGCAGCGATAACAACAACAATATGGCCGCCCTGTGCGAGCTGGTCGCCGACCAGTACAAGATCCACATCGATGGTTATATCACCATCCGCCTGGAAATGCTGACTGAACTTGTCGACCTGTTCGGCGGTGTCGAGATCAACGTCCCTGTGGACGTGGATTACTCGGCCATCGGCCAGGGCGCCAGCGTTATCCACGCCGGTTACCAGACGTTGGACGGCGCGGCTATGGAGTTCCTGCTGCGTGCCCGTAAGGTCTACCCGGACGGCGACATCGGCCGTCTGAACATGCAGCGCCAGTTCTACGCCGCTCTGTTCCGCAAGCTCAAGAGCATCGGCAACATCTGGGACGTTGCTAGGCTGACCCCCGCCGTGCTGAACTATATGGAGACCGACCTCAACGCCTCCACCCTCATCAGCTTCGCGGTCAGCATGCTCAAGATCGATTCCAACAAGATCATGATCGCCCAGATGCCGGTCATCAGCGGTCCGAAGTATCAGGGCCAGGCGCTGCTTTACCCGGCACGGCAGGAGGACGCCGACCTGCTGAACCAGTATTTCCGAGAGAATACCGGCCCTGTGGACGCCAGCCAGCTGAACCTGTGCGATAACGTCGTTGACCTGTCCGGCTACTCGGCCACCGACCCCAACATCCAGGTGATGGGCGGTCTGATGAGCGAGGCCGACGATGCCCAGAAGAACAATAACCGCGACGGTTCCAACCAGGTTACGGACGTTATGGAAAATGATTCGGCGACTGCGACATCGGAATCCGAATCCACCAGTGAACCGGCCGCCTAA
- the yqeK gene encoding bis(5'-nucleosyl)-tetraphosphatase (symmetrical) YqeK, whose product MTCEEAKKIVKPRLSEKRWTHTKNVKKMAVKLAKQWGADSEKAAVAAILHDSAKELPKSELLQIFADNAIIAENAPARPSPVWHGIAAAILAETQWGVTDPEILSAIRCHTTGKLNMTKLDKIIYLADMTSAERDWPGVEDLRKLEMQDLDRALCDALKRSIDFVEEKGGTLDPESMAAYEYAKEHLQEP is encoded by the coding sequence ATGACCTGCGAAGAAGCCAAGAAGATCGTGAAGCCGCGTCTGAGCGAAAAACGCTGGACACACACCAAAAATGTAAAAAAAATGGCGGTAAAACTGGCAAAACAGTGGGGTGCAGACTCGGAAAAAGCCGCTGTGGCGGCAATTTTGCATGATTCTGCCAAAGAACTACCCAAATCGGAGTTGTTGCAGATTTTTGCCGATAATGCTATAATAGCAGAAAATGCCCCTGCGCGCCCATCGCCCGTGTGGCATGGCATCGCCGCGGCCATCCTGGCCGAGACCCAATGGGGCGTTACCGATCCTGAGATCTTGTCCGCCATCCGCTGCCACACTACCGGCAAGCTGAACATGACCAAACTGGACAAGATCATCTATTTGGCCGATATGACCAGCGCTGAGCGTGACTGGCCCGGCGTGGAAGACCTGCGCAAATTGGAAATGCAGGACCTGGATCGGGCATTGTGCGACGCTTTGAAGCGCAGCATTGATTTTGTAGAAGAAAAGGGCGGCACGCTGGACCCTGAAAGCATGGCCGCATACGAGTATGCAAAAGAGCATTTGCAAGAACCGTAA
- the ftsY gene encoding signal recognition particle-docking protein FtsY encodes MGFFNFFKRNISEQEFQEQQKMKYGLEKTRTGFFQNIVNTLTHAQIDDDLYDTLEEQLILADVGPMCAVRLVDELRDAVEEKHLKNGQQALDELRQIICQELTPRYQMELDGKPAVILVIGVNGVGKTTTIAKLAHLYKEKGKRVMLAAGDTFRAAASEQLELWADRAGVPLVQAGQGADPAAVIFDAVKSATAKGYDMVIADTAGRLHNKKGLMDELAKISRSVKKASPEASLEVLLVLDAITGQNAISQAEEFCRAAGATGIVLTKLDGTPRGGCAVSVWENLGLPIRFIGVGEKIDDLMEFDAQTFVETLLPEEALQKEEEEKEETSGEEQA; translated from the coding sequence ATGGGATTTTTCAACTTTTTCAAGCGCAACATCTCGGAGCAGGAGTTCCAGGAGCAGCAGAAAATGAAGTACGGCCTGGAAAAGACCCGCACGGGCTTTTTCCAGAACATTGTCAACACGTTGACCCACGCCCAGATCGACGACGACCTGTATGACACACTGGAAGAACAGCTGATTTTGGCCGATGTCGGTCCCATGTGCGCTGTGCGCCTGGTGGACGAGCTGCGGGATGCCGTGGAGGAAAAGCACCTCAAGAACGGCCAGCAGGCATTGGACGAACTGCGCCAGATCATCTGCCAGGAATTGACCCCCCGCTACCAGATGGAGCTGGACGGTAAACCTGCCGTGATTTTGGTCATCGGCGTCAACGGCGTGGGCAAGACCACCACCATCGCCAAGCTGGCCCACCTGTATAAGGAGAAAGGCAAGCGTGTGATGCTGGCCGCGGGCGATACCTTCCGCGCCGCTGCCAGCGAGCAGCTGGAACTGTGGGCCGACCGCGCCGGTGTGCCGCTGGTGCAGGCCGGTCAGGGTGCCGACCCCGCCGCCGTCATCTTTGACGCGGTGAAGAGCGCCACCGCCAAGGGCTACGACATGGTCATTGCCGATACCGCAGGCCGCCTGCACAACAAAAAGGGACTGATGGACGAGCTGGCCAAAATTTCCCGCAGCGTCAAAAAGGCCAGCCCCGAAGCCAGCCTGGAAGTGCTGCTGGTGCTGGATGCCATCACCGGCCAGAATGCCATCAGTCAGGCCGAGGAGTTCTGCCGCGCCGCCGGTGCCACCGGTATCGTGCTGACCAAGCTGGACGGCACCCCCCGCGGCGGCTGTGCGGTCTCTGTGTGGGAGAACCTGGGTCTGCCCATCCGCTTTATCGGTGTGGGCGAAAAGATCGATGATCTGATGGAATTCGACGCCCAGACCTTCGTGGAGACCCTGCTGCCCGAGGAAGCACTGCAGAAAGAGGAAGAAGAAAAAGAGGAAACTTCCGGGGAGGAACAGGCATGA
- the rdgB gene encoding RdgB/HAM1 family non-canonical purine NTP pyrophosphatase, with amino-acid sequence MIVCAASNNAGKLKELRRILEQMGHEVKSLRDLCIDLDPEETGTTFAENARIKAEAFCKASGLPTVADDSGLCVDALHGAPGVYSARYAGHHGDDAANNAKLLHEMADVPAGQRAAKFVSAICFMLPDGRALEVAGECPGSISFAETGSNGFGYDPLFVPARVGLPDGTTTENTACRSYAELTDAEKDAISHRGRAMEKLARELPVFLK; translated from the coding sequence ATGATCGTATGTGCCGCCAGCAACAACGCCGGCAAACTGAAAGAACTGCGCCGCATTTTGGAGCAGATGGGCCACGAGGTCAAGAGCCTGCGTGACTTATGTATAGACCTCGACCCCGAGGAGACCGGCACTACCTTTGCCGAGAATGCCCGCATCAAGGCCGAAGCGTTCTGCAAGGCTAGCGGCCTGCCCACCGTGGCGGATGACTCCGGCCTGTGTGTCGACGCCCTGCACGGTGCCCCCGGTGTGTACAGCGCCCGCTATGCCGGGCACCACGGCGATGACGCCGCCAATAACGCTAAGCTGCTGCACGAGATGGCCGACGTCCCGGCAGGGCAGCGCGCCGCCAAGTTTGTCTCGGCCATCTGTTTTATGCTGCCCGATGGCCGCGCACTGGAAGTGGCAGGGGAATGCCCCGGCTCCATCAGCTTCGCCGAGACCGGCTCCAACGGCTTTGGCTACGACCCGCTGTTTGTGCCCGCCCGTGTGGGCCTGCCCGACGGCACCACCACCGAGAACACCGCCTGCCGCAGCTATGCCGAACTGACCGACGCCGAGAAGGACGCTATCAGCCACCGCGGCCGCGCCATGGAAAAATTGGCCCGGGAGCTTCCGGTGTTTTTAAAATGA
- the rnc gene encoding ribonuclease III, producing MAKKPEELQQVLHYTFKNPALLRIALTHTSFANESKVATTHNERLEFLGDSVLSVVVADYLFHQSGRPEGELTRMRASLVSEDALFQFAQEIHLGEYLRLGHGEDLGGGRNRPSVVSDAFEAVIAALYLDGGMEAARNFILPFITEGKTAEEDYKTQLQEVVQQDPSAVLRYEVTGESGPDHAKKFTVCVWRNGEKLAEAPGRSKKAAEQHAAKLALEKLR from the coding sequence ATGGCAAAAAAACCGGAAGAACTGCAGCAAGTACTGCATTATACCTTTAAAAATCCCGCGCTGCTGCGCATTGCATTGACCCACACCAGCTTTGCCAACGAGAGCAAGGTCGCCACCACCCACAACGAGCGCCTGGAGTTTTTGGGCGACAGCGTGCTGTCCGTTGTGGTGGCGGACTACCTGTTCCACCAGTCCGGCCGGCCCGAGGGCGAGCTGACCCGCATGCGCGCCAGCCTCGTCAGTGAGGATGCGCTGTTCCAGTTTGCCCAGGAGATCCACCTGGGCGAGTACCTGCGCCTGGGCCACGGCGAGGACCTGGGCGGCGGCCGCAACCGCCCCAGCGTGGTGTCCGATGCGTTTGAGGCCGTCATCGCTGCGCTGTATCTGGACGGCGGCATGGAGGCCGCCCGCAACTTCATCCTGCCCTTTATCACCGAGGGCAAGACCGCCGAGGAAGACTACAAGACCCAGCTGCAGGAGGTGGTCCAGCAGGACCCCAGCGCCGTGCTGCGCTATGAGGTCACCGGCGAGAGCGGCCCCGACCACGCCAAGAAGTTTACCGTTTGCGTATGGCGCAACGGCGAAAAGCTGGCCGAAGCCCCCGGCCGCAGCAAAAAAGCCGCCGAGCAGCACGCCGCTAAATTGGCATTGGAGAAACTGCGGTAA
- the nadD gene encoding nicotinate (nicotinamide) nucleotide adenylyltransferase produces the protein MQKVLLYGGTFDPPHNGHMNNLRAALELVRPDKAIVMPAGIPPHKKASTTPGKVRLAMCQCFTALSPAVEVSDWEIAQGGRSYTVHTLEMLRDAYPGAELYLCVGSDMLLTFTQWYRWQDMLAMAALVVESREAGDEPALQAAAADLTAQGGRVLFARAEAYPCASSDIRSGKIPPEQWPEVLPPETLCVVQENHLYSAEKEV, from the coding sequence GTGCAAAAGGTTTTGTTGTACGGCGGCACGTTTGACCCGCCCCACAACGGCCACATGAACAACCTGCGGGCCGCGCTGGAACTGGTGCGGCCGGATAAGGCCATCGTGATGCCTGCGGGCATCCCGCCCCACAAAAAGGCCAGCACCACCCCCGGCAAAGTGCGGCTGGCCATGTGCCAATGCTTTACGGCGCTTAGCCCGGCGGTGGAAGTCAGCGATTGGGAGATCGCCCAGGGCGGGCGCAGCTACACGGTACACACGCTGGAAATGCTGCGTGATGCCTACCCCGGCGCAGAGCTGTACCTTTGTGTTGGCAGCGACATGCTGCTGACCTTTACCCAGTGGTACCGCTGGCAGGATATGCTGGCCATGGCCGCGCTGGTGGTGGAAAGCCGCGAAGCGGGGGACGAACCCGCTTTGCAGGCGGCCGCTGCCGACCTGACCGCCCAGGGCGGCAGGGTGCTGTTTGCCAGGGCCGAGGCTTACCCCTGTGCCTCCAGCGACATCCGCAGCGGCAAGATCCCGCCGGAACAATGGCCGGAGGTTTTGCCGCCGGAAACATTGTGCGTGGTGCAGGAAAACCATTTATACAGCGCAGAAAAAGAGGTTTGA
- the smc gene encoding chromosome segregation protein SMC, translated as MRLKELEIQGFKSFPDKTKITIGEGITGVVGPNGSGKSNISDSIRWVLGETSSKQLRGSGKMEDVIFGGTQSRGAMGFASVALTIDNSDHGLDMDADEVTIGRRYYRSGESEYSINGQNVRLKDVYELLLDTGIGRDGYAIVGQGRIAEIVGAKSAERREIFEEASGIAKYRYRKNEAERRLEAAEGNLERLRDILGELEKRVGPLKRDSEKAQQFLELSERRKSLEVTLWVDAIRRANDTVRDQQRKFEAAQADYERLSRQLDEFDEKSAALREEAQQLVLQVEQANADIRAVTEANAGSESEIAVLKNESEHSRFRIDEATGELERAGQGRQSIETEAAGHKAAIEKLHGEVAALDARVAELRAELRALEEKAAASGQRRDVIDAAIARLQDTATAAKVRAASAQSAKEAAAQRLDEAKQQAVELENSAAAAEEEKRRAERRLKDAEEAVTRNDNIKAGLKLKLESRRRQQAEAADALQKADKERSNTSQRIHILEDLERNMDGYQQSVKAVMRAAAGRRLRGIIGPVAGILTVEKGYETAIETALGFALQNIVVEDQGCARAAIGFLKDERAGRATFLPLDTVQGSRFTGRLTGTAEVAADLVKCDPRYQHIIDNLLGRIIVVEDLSEASTVAKNLGYRNRIVTLDGQVINAGGSFTGGSTARSVGVFSRKQELDELRTRLVKLEKKRADAEKELEARKAEVDNLTAQLSGAEAEGMNASSERLRASLELDRLTAAVAQHEENTRSLTAEIEAQQAAVTQNETACAEAEATQGKAEAELNTYNAELAELGESTGSLTAERERITNELSENQMQRLANEKDIGLHEAALEGLQSRTGEAEARARELNAAIEAAKAKIEANALKIAAIERTRGENKEKIAAAEETIRTANAARMEKEVAVARLGQENRALTDERERMSGEMARLAERRTAAENELNDTNTKLWEEYQLTAGEAKELCVEFESLTELRRSVAEVRGKIRGLGNVNVGAIEEYKEVKERYDFLKAQVTDVEKAKSELTRMIAELCSEMEELFTTSFKQINTHFQQIFKELFGGGHARLYLSDESNVLESGIEIEVSPPGKVIKNLSALSGGEQALVAISIYFAILNVNPAPFCFLDEIEAALDDVNVARYAQYLRRMTDHTQFIVITHRRGTMEAADVLYGVTMQEDGVSKILRLDLDKVSADLIT; from the coding sequence ATGCGCCTGAAAGAACTGGAAATCCAAGGTTTCAAATCCTTCCCCGATAAGACCAAGATCACCATCGGCGAGGGTATCACCGGCGTGGTCGGGCCGAACGGCTCCGGCAAATCGAATATTTCGGACTCGATCCGCTGGGTTTTGGGCGAGACCAGCTCCAAGCAGCTGCGCGGCTCCGGCAAGATGGAGGACGTTATCTTCGGCGGCACCCAAAGCCGCGGCGCCATGGGCTTTGCCTCGGTCGCGCTGACCATCGATAACAGCGACCACGGCCTGGACATGGATGCCGACGAGGTCACCATCGGCCGCCGCTACTACCGCAGCGGTGAGAGCGAGTACTCTATCAACGGCCAGAACGTCCGTTTGAAGGATGTCTACGAACTGCTGCTGGACACCGGCATCGGCCGCGACGGTTACGCCATCGTCGGCCAGGGCCGCATTGCCGAGATCGTCGGCGCCAAGTCCGCCGAGCGCCGCGAAATTTTCGAGGAAGCCTCCGGCATCGCCAAGTACCGCTACCGCAAAAACGAGGCGGAACGCCGTCTCGAAGCCGCCGAGGGAAACCTCGAACGCCTGCGGGATATTTTGGGCGAACTGGAAAAGCGTGTCGGCCCCCTGAAGCGGGACAGTGAAAAGGCCCAGCAGTTTTTGGAACTCTCCGAGCGCCGCAAGAGCCTGGAAGTCACTCTCTGGGTCGATGCCATCCGCCGCGCCAACGATACCGTGCGCGACCAGCAGCGCAAGTTTGAAGCCGCCCAGGCAGATTACGAACGCCTGAGCCGCCAGTTGGACGAGTTCGACGAAAAAAGCGCCGCCCTGCGGGAGGAAGCCCAGCAGCTTGTCCTGCAGGTCGAGCAGGCCAACGCCGACATCCGCGCCGTGACCGAGGCCAACGCGGGCAGTGAGAGTGAGATCGCCGTTTTGAAAAACGAGAGCGAGCACAGCCGCTTCCGCATCGACGAAGCCACCGGCGAGTTGGAGCGCGCCGGGCAGGGCCGCCAGTCCATCGAGACCGAGGCCGCCGGCCACAAAGCCGCCATCGAAAAACTGCACGGCGAGGTCGCTGCGCTGGACGCCCGCGTGGCAGAACTGCGCGCCGAACTCCGTGCGCTGGAAGAAAAAGCTGCCGCCAGCGGCCAGCGCCGGGACGTTATCGACGCCGCTATTGCCCGCCTGCAGGACACCGCCACTGCCGCGAAAGTGCGCGCCGCCTCGGCCCAATCGGCAAAAGAAGCCGCCGCCCAGCGTTTGGATGAAGCAAAGCAGCAGGCCGTAGAGCTGGAAAACTCCGCCGCCGCTGCCGAGGAAGAAAAGCGCCGCGCCGAGCGCCGCCTGAAGGATGCCGAGGAGGCCGTCACCCGCAACGATAACATCAAGGCGGGCCTAAAGCTGAAACTGGAAAGCCGCCGCCGCCAGCAGGCTGAAGCTGCCGACGCGCTGCAAAAGGCCGACAAAGAGCGGTCCAACACCTCCCAGCGCATCCACATTCTGGAAGACCTGGAGCGCAACATGGACGGCTACCAGCAAAGCGTCAAGGCCGTCATGCGCGCCGCTGCGGGCCGTCGTCTGCGGGGCATCATCGGCCCTGTGGCGGGCATCCTCACCGTCGAAAAAGGCTATGAGACCGCCATCGAGACGGCCCTCGGCTTTGCTTTGCAGAACATCGTGGTCGAGGACCAGGGCTGCGCCCGTGCGGCCATCGGCTTTTTGAAGGACGAGCGCGCAGGCCGCGCCACCTTCCTGCCGCTGGATACCGTGCAAGGCTCCCGCTTCACCGGCCGCCTCACCGGCACCGCCGAGGTCGCCGCCGATCTGGTTAAGTGCGACCCGCGCTACCAGCACATCATCGATAACCTGCTCGGCCGCATCATCGTGGTCGAGGATCTGTCCGAAGCCTCCACTGTGGCCAAAAACCTGGGCTACCGCAACCGCATCGTCACGTTGGACGGCCAGGTCATCAACGCCGGCGGTTCGTTTACCGGCGGCTCCACCGCCCGTAGCGTGGGTGTGTTCAGCCGCAAGCAGGAGCTGGATGAACTGCGCACCCGTCTGGTCAAGCTGGAGAAAAAGCGTGCCGATGCTGAAAAAGAGCTGGAAGCCCGCAAGGCCGAGGTGGATAACCTTACCGCCCAGCTCTCCGGCGCCGAGGCCGAGGGCATGAATGCTTCCTCCGAACGGCTGCGCGCCTCGCTGGAGCTCGATCGACTGACCGCCGCCGTAGCCCAGCATGAGGAAAATACCCGCAGTCTGACCGCCGAAATTGAGGCCCAGCAGGCCGCCGTGACCCAGAACGAGACCGCCTGCGCCGAAGCCGAAGCCACCCAGGGCAAGGCCGAGGCCGAGCTGAACACCTACAATGCCGAACTGGCCGAATTGGGCGAGAGCACAGGCAGTCTGACCGCCGAGCGGGAGCGCATCACCAACGAATTGAGCGAAAACCAGATGCAGCGCCTGGCCAACGAGAAGGACATCGGCCTGCATGAGGCCGCTTTGGAAGGCCTGCAAAGCCGCACCGGCGAGGCCGAAGCCCGCGCCCGCGAGCTGAACGCCGCCATCGAGGCCGCCAAGGCTAAGATCGAAGCCAACGCCTTAAAGATCGCCGCGATCGAGCGCACCCGCGGCGAGAACAAAGAGAAGATCGCCGCCGCCGAGGAGACCATCCGCACGGCCAACGCCGCCCGCATGGAAAAGGAAGTCGCCGTGGCCCGCTTAGGACAGGAAAACCGCGCCCTGACCGATGAGCGCGAGCGGATGAGCGGCGAGATGGCCCGCCTGGCCGAACGCCGCACTGCCGCCGAAAACGAGCTGAACGACACCAACACCAAACTGTGGGAGGAGTACCAGCTCACCGCCGGCGAGGCAAAGGAGCTCTGCGTTGAGTTTGAGTCCCTGACCGAGCTGCGCCGCAGCGTGGCCGAGGTGCGCGGCAAAATTCGCGGCTTGGGCAACGTCAACGTCGGCGCCATCGAGGAATATAAGGAGGTAAAGGAACGCTACGACTTCCTGAAAGCCCAGGTCACCGACGTGGAAAAGGCCAAGAGCGAGCTGACCCGTATGATCGCCGAGCTGTGCAGCGAGATGGAAGAGCTGTTTACGACGAGCTTCAAGCAGATCAACACCCACTTCCAGCAGATTTTCAAAGAGCTGTTCGGCGGCGGCCACGCACGCCTGTACCTCTCAGACGAAAGCAACGTGCTGGAATCCGGCATCGAGATCGAAGTATCGCCCCCGGGCAAGGTCATCAAGAACCTGAGCGCCCTTTCCGGCGGCGAGCAGGCGCTGGTCGCCATCTCGATCTACTTCGCCATCCTCAACGTCAATCCCGCGCCCTTCTGCTTCCTGGATGAGATCGAAGCTGCGCTGGACGACGTCAACGTGGCCCGCTATGCGCAATATCTGCGCCGCATGACCGACCACACCCAGTTCATCGTCATCACCCACCGCCGCGGCACGATGGAGGCCGCCGACGTGCTGTACGGCGTCACCATGCAGGAGGACGGCGTTTCCAAGATCCTGCGCCTTGACCTGGACAAGGTCAGCGCAGACCTCATTACCTGA
- a CDS encoding YhbY family RNA-binding protein — MALTSKQRAALRSAANTIDPVFQIGKGEIDDTLIQGLADCIAARELIKIKVLENSEYSAREAADTLCEALDCECVQVIGRKFVLFKKKKKESAFDAVFAK; from the coding sequence ATGGCTTTAACCAGCAAACAGCGCGCCGCCCTGCGCAGCGCCGCCAATACCATTGACCCCGTTTTCCAGATCGGCAAGGGCGAGATCGACGATACCCTGATCCAGGGCCTGGCCGATTGCATCGCCGCCCGCGAACTGATCAAAATCAAGGTGCTGGAAAACAGCGAGTATTCCGCCCGCGAAGCCGCCGACACCCTCTGCGAAGCGCTGGACTGCGAGTGCGTGCAGGTCATCGGCCGTAAGTTCGTGCTGTTCAAGAAAAAGAAGAAAGAAAGCGCCTTCGACGCTGTTTTTGCAAAATAA
- the plsX gene encoding phosphate acyltransferase PlsX — translation MKILVDAMGGDNAPLCVLQGASQAAAEFGDSMELVLLGEEDAIKDCAAQNKIDLAPFTIINCTENIDMHDDPVKAVRHKKDSSLVKGLTMLKNDEADAFVSAGSTGALHVGTSLIVRTIKGVKRPALATPMPGAKQNFLLLDCGANVECRSEMLNAFGTMGSVYAEKVMGRTAPKVALVNNGAEETKGTPIYREAHQLLKANPCIHFAGNIEPRYIMDGEVDVVVCDGFVGNVVLKLTEGVAKTLLGMLKKIFLQNLITKLSYLGIKGGLGELKRMMDSEEVGGAPLLGAAKPVIKAHGSSHAKGIKNAIRQAKLCVANDLCGTMQTALAAVAEKAEAEKAEPVKE, via the coding sequence ATGAAAATTTTAGTAGATGCCATGGGCGGCGATAACGCCCCGCTGTGCGTTTTGCAGGGCGCTTCTCAGGCTGCGGCCGAGTTTGGCGACAGCATGGAGCTGGTGCTGCTGGGCGAAGAAGACGCTATCAAGGATTGCGCCGCCCAGAACAAGATTGACCTGGCACCATTCACCATTATCAACTGCACCGAGAATATCGACATGCACGACGACCCCGTCAAGGCTGTGCGCCACAAAAAGGATTCCAGCCTGGTCAAGGGCCTGACGATGCTGAAAAACGACGAGGCGGACGCCTTTGTCAGCGCCGGTTCCACCGGTGCACTGCATGTGGGCACCAGCCTGATCGTGCGGACGATCAAAGGTGTCAAGCGCCCGGCGCTGGCTACCCCGATGCCCGGCGCGAAGCAGAACTTTCTGCTGCTGGATTGCGGCGCCAACGTCGAGTGCCGCTCCGAAATGCTGAACGCCTTCGGCACCATGGGCAGCGTCTACGCCGAGAAGGTCATGGGCCGCACCGCCCCCAAAGTCGCGCTGGTCAATAACGGCGCCGAGGAGACCAAGGGCACGCCCATCTACCGCGAGGCCCACCAGCTGCTCAAAGCTAACCCCTGTATCCATTTCGCCGGCAACATCGAGCCGCGCTACATCATGGATGGCGAGGTGGACGTCGTCGTCTGCGACGGTTTCGTCGGCAACGTGGTCCTCAAGCTGACCGAGGGCGTCGCCAAAACGCTGCTGGGCATGCTGAAGAAAATTTTCCTGCAAAACCTCATCACCAAGCTCAGCTACCTGGGCATCAAAGGCGGCCTGGGCGAGCTGAAACGGATGATGGACTCTGAGGAAGTGGGCGGTGCACCGCTGCTGGGCGCTGCCAAGCCGGTCATCAAGGCCCACGGTTCCAGTCACGCTAAAGGCATCAAAAACGCCATCCGCCAGGCCAAGCTGTGCGTCGCCAACGACCTGTGCGGCACCATGCAGACCGCCCTGGCCGCTGTGGCCGAAAAGGCCGAAGCCGAGAAAGCCGAGCCTGTAAAAGAGTAA